A portion of the Oryzias melastigma strain HK-1 linkage group LG1, ASM292280v2, whole genome shotgun sequence genome contains these proteins:
- the anp32b gene encoding acidic leucine-rich nuclear phosphoprotein 32 family member B isoform X3: MDMKKRIHLELRNRTPSDVRELVLDNCRSIEGKIEGLTAEFVNLEFLSLINVGLISVSNLPKLAKLKKLELSDNRISGGLDVLAEKLPHLTHLNLSGNKLKDLSTLEPLKKLDNLKSLDLFNCEVTNLNDYRDSVFKLLPQLTYLDGYDIADREASDSDGEVDGVDDDEDEEGEEEEDEDGEEDFDEEEDDEEDEEEVEGDDDDDEVSGEDEEEDFGQDGEVEDEDDDEDEDEEAEAGKGEKRKRDAEDEDDDDDDEDDE; the protein is encoded by the exons gtACGTGAACTTGTCCTCGATAACTGTCGATCGATCGAAGGGAAGATCGAGGGGCTCACAGCCGAGTTCGTCAACCTGGAGTTCCTCAGTTTGATAAACGTTGGCTTAATCTCAGTGTCCAACCTACCAAAACtagcaaaacttaaaaag CTGGAGTTAAGCGACAACAGAATCAGCGGTGGCCTTGATGTCTTAGCAGAGAAACTCCCCCACCTCACACATCTAAACCTGAGTGGGAACAAATTGAAAGACCTCAGCACGTTGGAACCTTTG AAAAAGCTGGACAACCTGAAGAGTTTGGACCTGTTCAACTGTGAAGTAACGAACCTCAACGACTACAGAGACAGCGTCTTCAAGCTGCTGCCTCAGCTCACCTACCTGGACGGCTATGACATAGCAGACAGGGAAGCCTCCGATTCAGACGGAGAGGTGGACGGGGTGGACGACGATGAAGATGAAG aaggagaggaagaggaggatgaagacggAGAGGAGGACtttgatgaggaggaggatgacgaggaggatgaagaggaggtaGAAGGGGACGACGATGATGACGAGGTCAGCGGTGAAGACgag GAGGAAGATTTCGGTCAGGATGGAGAAGTagaagatgaggatgatgacGAGGATGAAGACGAAGAGG CAGAGGCTGGCAAAGGCGAAAAGAGAAAGCGGGATGCAGAGGATGAGGACGACGACGACGATGACGAAGATGACGAGTAA
- the anp32b gene encoding acidic leucine-rich nuclear phosphoprotein 32 family member B isoform X5 produces the protein MDMKKRIHLELRNRTPSDVRELVLDNCRSIEGKIEGLTAEFVNLEFLSLINVGLISVSNLPKLAKLKKLELSDNRISGGLDVLAEKLPHLTHLNLSGNKLKDLSTLEPLKKLDNLKSLDLFNCEVTNLNDYRDSVFKLLPQLTYLDGYDIADREASDSDGEVDGVDDDEDEEGEEEEDEDGEEDFDEEEDDEEDEEEVEGDDDDDEEEDFGQDGEVEDEDDDEDEDEEAEAGKGEKRKRDAEDEDDDDDDEDDE, from the exons gtACGTGAACTTGTCCTCGATAACTGTCGATCGATCGAAGGGAAGATCGAGGGGCTCACAGCCGAGTTCGTCAACCTGGAGTTCCTCAGTTTGATAAACGTTGGCTTAATCTCAGTGTCCAACCTACCAAAACtagcaaaacttaaaaag CTGGAGTTAAGCGACAACAGAATCAGCGGTGGCCTTGATGTCTTAGCAGAGAAACTCCCCCACCTCACACATCTAAACCTGAGTGGGAACAAATTGAAAGACCTCAGCACGTTGGAACCTTTG AAAAAGCTGGACAACCTGAAGAGTTTGGACCTGTTCAACTGTGAAGTAACGAACCTCAACGACTACAGAGACAGCGTCTTCAAGCTGCTGCCTCAGCTCACCTACCTGGACGGCTATGACATAGCAGACAGGGAAGCCTCCGATTCAGACGGAGAGGTGGACGGGGTGGACGACGATGAAGATGAAG aaggagaggaagaggaggatgaagacggAGAGGAGGACtttgatgaggaggaggatgacgaggaggatgaagaggaggtaGAAGGGGACGACGATGATGACGAG GAGGAAGATTTCGGTCAGGATGGAGAAGTagaagatgaggatgatgacGAGGATGAAGACGAAGAGG CAGAGGCTGGCAAAGGCGAAAAGAGAAAGCGGGATGCAGAGGATGAGGACGACGACGACGATGACGAAGATGACGAGTAA
- the anp32b gene encoding acidic leucine-rich nuclear phosphoprotein 32 family member B isoform X1 — MDMKKRIHLELRNRTPSDVRELVLDNCRSIEGKIEGLTAEFVNLEFLSLINVGLISVSNLPKLAKLKKLELSDNRISGGLDVLAEKLPHLTHLNLSGNKLKDLSTLEPLKKLDNLKSLDLFNCEVTNLNDYRDSVFKLLPQLTYLDGYDIADREASDSDGEVDGVDDDEDEEGEEEEDEDGEEDFDEEEDDEEDEEEVEGDDDDDEVSGEDEEEDFGQDGEVEDEDDDEDEDEEEAEAGKGEKRKRDAEDEDDDDDDEDDE, encoded by the exons gtACGTGAACTTGTCCTCGATAACTGTCGATCGATCGAAGGGAAGATCGAGGGGCTCACAGCCGAGTTCGTCAACCTGGAGTTCCTCAGTTTGATAAACGTTGGCTTAATCTCAGTGTCCAACCTACCAAAACtagcaaaacttaaaaag CTGGAGTTAAGCGACAACAGAATCAGCGGTGGCCTTGATGTCTTAGCAGAGAAACTCCCCCACCTCACACATCTAAACCTGAGTGGGAACAAATTGAAAGACCTCAGCACGTTGGAACCTTTG AAAAAGCTGGACAACCTGAAGAGTTTGGACCTGTTCAACTGTGAAGTAACGAACCTCAACGACTACAGAGACAGCGTCTTCAAGCTGCTGCCTCAGCTCACCTACCTGGACGGCTATGACATAGCAGACAGGGAAGCCTCCGATTCAGACGGAGAGGTGGACGGGGTGGACGACGATGAAGATGAAG aaggagaggaagaggaggatgaagacggAGAGGAGGACtttgatgaggaggaggatgacgaggaggatgaagaggaggtaGAAGGGGACGACGATGATGACGAGGTCAGCGGTGAAGACgag GAGGAAGATTTCGGTCAGGATGGAGAAGTagaagatgaggatgatgacGAGGATGAAGACGAAGAGG AAGCAGAGGCTGGCAAAGGCGAAAAGAGAAAGCGGGATGCAGAGGATGAGGACGACGACGACGATGACGAAGATGACGAGTAA
- the anp32b gene encoding acidic leucine-rich nuclear phosphoprotein 32 family member B isoform X4: MDMKKRIHLELRNRTPSDVRELVLDNCRSIEGKIEGLTAEFVNLEFLSLINVGLISVSNLPKLAKLKKLELSDNRISGGLDVLAEKLPHLTHLNLSGNKLKDLSTLEPLKKLDNLKSLDLFNCEVTNLNDYRDSVFKLLPQLTYLDGYDIADREASDSDGEVDGVDDDEDEEGEEEEDEDGEEDFDEEEDDEEDEEEVEGDDDDDEEEDFGQDGEVEDEDDDEDEDEEEAEAGKGEKRKRDAEDEDDDDDDEDDE, encoded by the exons gtACGTGAACTTGTCCTCGATAACTGTCGATCGATCGAAGGGAAGATCGAGGGGCTCACAGCCGAGTTCGTCAACCTGGAGTTCCTCAGTTTGATAAACGTTGGCTTAATCTCAGTGTCCAACCTACCAAAACtagcaaaacttaaaaag CTGGAGTTAAGCGACAACAGAATCAGCGGTGGCCTTGATGTCTTAGCAGAGAAACTCCCCCACCTCACACATCTAAACCTGAGTGGGAACAAATTGAAAGACCTCAGCACGTTGGAACCTTTG AAAAAGCTGGACAACCTGAAGAGTTTGGACCTGTTCAACTGTGAAGTAACGAACCTCAACGACTACAGAGACAGCGTCTTCAAGCTGCTGCCTCAGCTCACCTACCTGGACGGCTATGACATAGCAGACAGGGAAGCCTCCGATTCAGACGGAGAGGTGGACGGGGTGGACGACGATGAAGATGAAG aaggagaggaagaggaggatgaagacggAGAGGAGGACtttgatgaggaggaggatgacgaggaggatgaagaggaggtaGAAGGGGACGACGATGATGACGAG GAGGAAGATTTCGGTCAGGATGGAGAAGTagaagatgaggatgatgacGAGGATGAAGACGAAGAGG AAGCAGAGGCTGGCAAAGGCGAAAAGAGAAAGCGGGATGCAGAGGATGAGGACGACGACGACGATGACGAAGATGACGAGTAA
- the anp32b gene encoding acidic leucine-rich nuclear phosphoprotein 32 family member B isoform X2: protein MDMKKRIHLELRNRTPSDVRELVLDNCRSIEGKIEGLTAEFVNLEFLSLINVGLISVSNLPKLAKLKKLELSDNRISGGLDVLAEKLPHLTHLNLSGNKLKDLSTLEPLKKLDNLKSLDLFNCEVTNLNDYRDSVFKLLPQLTYLDGYDIADREASDSDGEVDGVDDDEDEGEEEEDEDGEEDFDEEEDDEEDEEEVEGDDDDDEVSGEDEEEDFGQDGEVEDEDDDEDEDEEEAEAGKGEKRKRDAEDEDDDDDDEDDE from the exons gtACGTGAACTTGTCCTCGATAACTGTCGATCGATCGAAGGGAAGATCGAGGGGCTCACAGCCGAGTTCGTCAACCTGGAGTTCCTCAGTTTGATAAACGTTGGCTTAATCTCAGTGTCCAACCTACCAAAACtagcaaaacttaaaaag CTGGAGTTAAGCGACAACAGAATCAGCGGTGGCCTTGATGTCTTAGCAGAGAAACTCCCCCACCTCACACATCTAAACCTGAGTGGGAACAAATTGAAAGACCTCAGCACGTTGGAACCTTTG AAAAAGCTGGACAACCTGAAGAGTTTGGACCTGTTCAACTGTGAAGTAACGAACCTCAACGACTACAGAGACAGCGTCTTCAAGCTGCTGCCTCAGCTCACCTACCTGGACGGCTATGACATAGCAGACAGGGAAGCCTCCGATTCAGACGGAGAGGTGGACGGGGTGGACGACGATGAAGATGAAG gagaggaagaggaggatgaagacggAGAGGAGGACtttgatgaggaggaggatgacgaggaggatgaagaggaggtaGAAGGGGACGACGATGATGACGAGGTCAGCGGTGAAGACgag GAGGAAGATTTCGGTCAGGATGGAGAAGTagaagatgaggatgatgacGAGGATGAAGACGAAGAGG AAGCAGAGGCTGGCAAAGGCGAAAAGAGAAAGCGGGATGCAGAGGATGAGGACGACGACGACGATGACGAAGATGACGAGTAA